One Punica granatum isolate Tunisia-2019 chromosome 3, ASM765513v2, whole genome shotgun sequence genomic window carries:
- the LOC116201447 gene encoding AAA-ATPase At5g57480: protein MKELWTSVASVLGVLAFCQSLLQVVFPPELRFAVLKFLNRLFHCFSAYCYFDITEIDGVNTNELYNAVQLYLSSFVSAAGSRLSLTRALNSSATTFGLSNNDSISDTFRGVAILWEHVVTQRQSQSFSWRPLPDEKRGFTLRIKKRDKDLILDSYLDHIMERANDIRRKNQERLLYTNSRGGSLDSRGHPWESVPFKHPSTFDTLAMDPDRKQAIMDDLRDFASGQSFYQRTGRAWKRGYLLYGPPGTGKSSMIAAMANYLGYDIYDLELTEVHSNSELRKLLMKTSSKSIIVIEDIDCSVNLSNRWKPGGGNGSSANRNCYDPSSLDLRGGGPGEEGGANNTITLSGLLNFTDGLWSCCGSERIFVFTTNHIEKLDPALLRSGRMDMHIFMSYCSFPALKILLRNYLGWECEEVDGELGREVMRELEEVTEKAAMTPADVSEVLIKNRGDRRRAVRELLEVLKARAERNSISNFGGGVVEDEEQEKRALESPKGVKRPPTNCQEKDNTSCKKQQQQGEAADDLVD, encoded by the coding sequence ATGAAGGAGTTATGGACGTCAGTGGCATCGGTGCTGGGGGTGCTGGCCTTTTGTCAATCCTTGCTCCAAGTGGTCTTCCCACCGGAGCTCCGATTCGCCGTCCTCAAGTTCCTCAACCGCCTCTTCCACTGCTTTTCCGCCTACTGCTACTTTGACATCACCGAGATCGACGGCGTCAACACCAACGAGCTCTACAACGCCGTCCAGCTCTACCtcagctcctttgtctccgcCGCCGGCAGCCGCCTCAGCCTCACCCGCGCCCTCAACTCCAGCGCCACCACCTTCGGCCTCTCCAACAACGACTCCATCTCCGACACCTTCCGCGGGGTCGCCATCCTCTGGGAGCACGTCGTCACCCAGCGCCAATCCCAGTCTTTCTCCTGGCGGCCCCTTCCCGACGAGAAGCGGGGCTTCACCCTCCGCATCAAGAAGCGCGACAAGGACCTCATCCTCGACTCCTACCTCGATCACATCATGGAGAGGGCCAACGACATCCGGCGCAAGAACCAGGAGAGGCTCCTCTACACCAACTCCCGCGGCGGCTCCCTCGACTCCCGCGGCCACCCCTGGGAGTCCGTCCCATTCAAGCACCCCAGCACCTTCGACACCCTCGCCATGGACCCGGACAGGAAGCAGGCCATCATGGACGACCTCCGAGACTTTGCCAGCGGGCAGTCATTCTATCAGCGCACCGGCCGGGCCTGGAAGAGGGGCTACCTGCTCTACGGCCCGCCAGGGACGGGGAAGTCGAGCATGATCGCCGCGATGGCCAACTACCTGGGCTACGACATCTACGACCTCGAGCTCACCGAGGTGCACTCCAATTCCGAGCTCCGGAAGCTGCTCATGAAGACTAGCTCCAAGTCGATCATTGTGATCGAGGACATCGACTGCTCTGTCAATTTGTCGAACAGATGGAAGCCGGGGGGTGGTAATGGGTCGTCTGCAAATCGGAACTGCTACGACCCCAGTTCCCTGGACCTGCGGGGCGGCGGGCCGggagaagaagggggcgcGAACAACACGATCACCTTGTCGGGGCTGCTGAACTTCACCGATGGGCTGTGGTCGTGCTGCGGGAGCGAGAGGATCTTCGTGTTCACGACCAACCACATCGAGAAGCTGGACCCGGCTCTGCTCCGGAGCGGGAGGATGGACATGCACATCTTCATGAGCTATTGCTCCTTCCCGGCGCTGAAGATCCTCTTGAGGAACTACTTGGGCTGGGAGTGCGAAGAAGTGGATGGGGAGCTGGGCAGGGAGGTGATGAGAGAGCTGGAAGAGGTGACGGAGAAGGCGGCGATGACCCCGGCGGACGTCAGCGAGGTGCTGATCAAGAACAGGGGCGACCGGAGGCGGGCCGTGAGGGAGCTTCTGGAGGTGCTGAAGGCGAGGGCGGAGAGGAATTCGATTTCAAACTTCGGCGGCGGAGTAGTGGAGGATGAGGAGCAGGAGAAGAGGGCCCTGGAGAGCCCCAAGGGTGTCAAGAGGCCGCCCACTAATTGCCAAGAGAAGGACAACACTAGTTGCAAGAAACAACAGCAACAAGGGGAAGCAGCAGATGATCTTGTcgattga
- the LOC116201340 gene encoding protein YIPF6 homolog translates to MSHSHSDTVPLHASSQSDIDEIENLINASVHSGPATVLPARPPSPPRAQIPVSSSPFIPSNIPPPPLTSIQKPTPVPAAPAPPPPPVSSANPNNPTISTSGFGSGPNTLTEPVWDTVKRDLSRIVSNLKLVVFPNPYREDPGKALRDWDLWGPFFFIVFLGLTLSWSASVKKSEVFAVAFAVLAAGAVILTLNVLLLGGQIIFFQSLSLLGYCLFPLDVGAVICLLKDNVILKVIVVCVTLAWSSWAAYPFMSSAVNPRRKALALYPVFLMYVSVGFLIIAID, encoded by the exons ATGTCGCACTCCCACAGCGACACGGTCCCTCTTCACGCCTCCTCCCAGTCTGACATCGACGAGATCGAGAACCTCATCAACGCCAGCGTCCACTCCGGCCCGGCCACCGTCCTCCCGGCCCGTCCCCCCAGCCCCCCGCGGGCCCAAATCCCCGTCTCCTCCTCGCCCTTCATCCCCTCTAACATCCCTCCCCCTCCCCTCACCTCCATCCAGAAGCCGACCCCCGTCCCTGCCGCCCCCGCCCCTCCGCCGCCTCCTGTCAGCTCAGCCAATCCCAACAACCCGACCATCTCGACCAGCGGGTTTGGCTCCGGCCCGAACACGCTGACCGAGCCGGTATGGGACACGGTGAAGCGAGATCTGTCTAGGATAGTGAGCAATCTGAAGCTCGTCGTGTTCCCGAACCCTTACCGTGAAGATCCAGGCAAGGCTCTCCGGGATTGGGATCTCTGGGGCCCCTTTTTCTTCATTGTGTTCCTTGGGCTTACTCTTTCCTGGTCTGCCTCAGTGAAAAAG AGTGAGGTTTTCGCAGTTGCATTTGCAGTTCTTGCAGCGGGTGCGGTGATTCTCACTCTTAATGTGTTGTTACTG GGCGGGCAGATAATTTTCTTCCAGAGTCTGAGCCTTCTTGGCTACTGCCTCTTCCCACTCGATGTCGGAGCTGTAATCTGTCTGCTGAAGGATAATGTGATCCTGAAAGTCATTGTGGTGTGCGTGACACTTGCTTGGAGTTCTTGGGCTGCATACCCCTTCATGAGCTCAGCAGTCAACCCGAGGAGGAAAGCTCTAGCGCTCTACCCGGTCTTTCTTATGTATGTATCAGTTGGCTTCCTCATCATCGCCATTGACTGA
- the LOC116199153 gene encoding uncharacterized protein LOC116199153: MATKAAFADSSSRRFIVSSLVFILFLCAIASINEVRFAAVRNIKCAFTGNPASEISPALLLQPASNSSSDDDDDLRILIGIMTLPDQYMRRNFLRLVYGTQSVTNARIDIKFVFCNLTKEEQRVWVVLEIMKYDDIIILNCTENMNRGKTYTYFSSLPEMFNDSDRPYPPYHYVMKGDDDIYFRLENLAESLKPLPREDLYYGFVIPCNSMDPFKHYMAGMGFAVSWDIVRWVRDSDIPRSHLVGPEDKVFGDWMKMGRRGRNRHNAKWSMYNFPEPPNLQCTHEFWPETVAVHLLKNERRWIKTLQYFNATSNLRPSKLYHVS; encoded by the coding sequence atGGCTACCAAGGCAGCGTTTGCGGACAGCAGCAGTCGGCGCTTCATTGTCTCGTCTCTCGTTTTCATCTTGTTCCTTTGTGCCATAGCTTCCATCAACGAAGTAAGATTTGCTGCGGTCCGCAATATCAAATGCGCTTTCACCGGCAACCCCGCTTCCGAGATCTCTCCGGCTTTGCTGCTGCAGCCAGCTTCGAATTCCTCCTCTGATGATGACGATGACCTGCGAATACTCATCGGAATCATGACGCTCCCAGACCAGTACATGCGCCGGAACTTCCTCCGCCTTGTGTATGGGACGCAGTCAGTGACCAATGCTCGGATCGACATTAAGTTCGTGTTCTGTAACCTGACAAAGGAAGAGCAGAGGGTCTGGGTGGTGCTCGAGATCATGAAGTACGACGACATTATAATCCTCAACTGCACAGAGAACATGAACCGCGGGAAGACCTACACGTACTTCTCGAGCTTGCCGGAGATGTTCAATGACTCGGACCGACCTTACCCTCCATACCATTACGTGATGAAAGGGGATGATGACATCTACTTCAGGCTGGAGAATTTGGCGGAGTCGCTGAAGCCCTTGCCCAGAGAGGACTTGTACTATGGCTTTGTCATTCCATGTAACAGCATGGATCCGTTCAAGCACTACATGGCAGGGATGGGGTTCGCAGTTTCGTGGGACATCGTACGGTGGGTCAGGGACTCGGATATCCCGAGGAGCCATCTCGTGGGGCCAGAGGACAAGGTTTTTGGGGACTGGATGAAGATGGGACGCCGGGGGAGGAACAGGCACAACGCCAAGTGGTCCATGTACAACTTCCCGGAGCCGCCGAACCTGCAGTGCACCCACGAGTTCTGGCCGGAAACCGTCGCGGTTCACCTCCTGAAGAACGAGCGGAGATGGATCAAGACGTTGCAGTATTTCAATGCCACGAGTAACTTGAGGCCCTCCAAGTTGTATCACGTATCTTAG
- the LOC116199368 gene encoding MDIS1-interacting receptor like kinase 2-like, which produces MEVETISLFPSPSSASVQEDTALLRWKSSLKNQNRSDSSLASWTNATAGPCLLLGILCDADLTIKGVNLTNMSVSGTLYEFPFDSLLNLTYIDMCLNNLSGSIPREIRLLTKLKYLDLSFNMLSGKIPEEFGKLGAMTRMNMSNNRLSGGIPSEIGDLSNLLNLDLLRNMWTSIPNSIKKISQLYYLDLSHNQLRQEIPPAIG; this is translated from the exons ATGGAGGTGGAGA CCATTTCCCTCTTCCCGTCCCCTTCCTCCGCCTCTGTCCAAGAGGACACTGCCCTCCTCAGGTGGAAATCCTCCCTCAAAAACCAAAACCGATCCGATTCCTCCCTCGCGTCATGGACCAATGCCACAGCAGGCCCATGCCTCTTGCTCGGGATCCTCTGCGATGCCGACTTAACCATCAAAGGGGTCAACCTCACGAATATGAGCGTCTCTGGCACGCTCTACGAGTTCCCTTTCGATTCCTTGCTGAACCTGACGTACATAGACATGTGCCTCAACAACCTCTCCGGGTCCATCCCCCGGGAAATCAGGCTCCTTACCAAGCTCAAGTACCTCGACCTATCCTTCAACATGCTTTCCGGTAAGATCCCAGAGGAGTTTGGGAAACTGGGGGCAATGACACGGATGAACATGAGCAACAACCGGCTCTCGGGCGGGATCCCTTCGGAGATTGGTGACCTATCAAACCTTCTGAACCTTGACCTCTTGCGGAACATGTGGACATCCATTCCCAACAGCATCAAGAAAATCTCGCAGCTGTACTACTTGGATTTGAGCCACAATCAGCTGAGACAAGAGATCCCGCCCGCAATCGGGTAA
- the LOC116198901 gene encoding mechanosensitive ion channel protein 5-like, giving the protein MGSTDKTSSKILREPNIEFWQGGHDIDGGEDPDSDDASHSGRHAVAEDPPSQLIGQFLHGQTASRGDVSLDMDLEMDELRHEVAPVAPVPKSPAPLPPKPASDPNAPKEIRVSFHPPGSGSGGAATDTSTETPRRHVQHRSSPSNNDISRSSGAEEEVLKPAPASSFRKQSTLLLAKTRSRLMDPPEESDLRSGRGMRSGPLWSGMLGRAAGEDNDEDDLLLEEDLPEEYKKANLSAMTLLQWVSLFSMIAALVCTLTIPILKGRDIWKLKLWKWEVMVLVLICGRLVSGWVIRVLVFFIERNFMLRKRVLYFVYGIRKAVQNCLWLGLVLIAWHALFGRKVRRETRSSSLEYVTKVLVCLLVATLLWLVKTLIIKVFASSFQVSIYFDRIQQSLFNQYVIETLSGPPNIEIQRIGEEVEKFEEEVQTLQNAGAAVPPGLKPPPIPTKSGRIIGSGGLGQKSLRMKNVRFSRAMSKKDDDGITINHLHRLNPRNVSAWNMKRLINMISHGVLSTLDEQTPSFTNEDESATLIRSENEAKAAARKIFQNVAKPGSKYIYLEDLMRFMQEDEALKTMSLIEGADESEEISKSALKNWLVNAFRERRALALTLNDTKTAVHKLHRVINVIVGIIVAIIWLLILGIATSKFLLFLSSQLVLVAFIFGNSCKTVFEAIIFLFVMHPFDVGDRVEVDQVQMVVEEMNILTTVFLRYDEQKIVYPNSILSTKAIGNYYRSPDMGDAIEFCIHVSTPAENIAAMKHRIKSYIEIKKEHWYPSPMIIMKDLEELKRVRMAVWPRHRMNHQDMDEKWVRRGVLIEEMVKIFKELDIQYRLLPIDINVRALPPVNSARVPPGWTTSNS; this is encoded by the exons ATGGGTTCCACTGATAAGACTAGCTCCAAGATATTGCGGGAACCCAACATCGAGTTCTGGCAGGGCGGCCATGATATCGATGGGGGGGAGGACCCTGATAGTGATGATGCTTCTCACTCCGGTCGGCATGCAGTTGCAGAAGACCCTCCTTCCCAGCTCATTGGCCAATTCCTGCACGGTCAGACGGCTTCCAGGGGCGACGTTTCCCTTGACATGGACTTGGAGATGGACGAACTCCGCCATGAGGTTGCTCCGGTTGCTCCGGTGCCCAAGTCCCCAGCCCCATTGCCGCCTAAGCCCGCTTCAGACCCAAATGCCCCGAAGGAGATTCGGGTCTCCTTTCATCCACCCGGCTCAGGAAGCGGCGGAGCTGCAACGGACACTTCAACCGAAACTCCCAGGAGACATGTACAGCACAG GAGTTCGCCCAGCAATAATGATATCAGCCGCTCTTCAGGAGCAGAAGAAGAGGTGTTGAAGCCTGCTCCGGCCTCGTCCTTCCGAAAGCAATCGACCTTGTTGCTAGCCAAAACACGTTCCCGCCTAATGGACCCGCCAGAGGAATCCGACCTGCGTTCGGGGCGTGGGATGCGGTCGGGGCCCCTATGGTCTGGGATGCTCGGGCGAGCTGCCGGAGAAGACAACGACGAGGACGACCTGCTGCTTGAGGAGGACTTGCCCGAAGAATACAAGAAGGCGAACTTGAGTGCGATGACTCTGCTCCAGTGGGTGAGTCTTTTTTCCATGATTGCTGCCTTAGTTTGCACTCTCACTATCCCGATATTGAAGGGCAGAGATATATGGAAGCTCAAGCTTTGGAAGTGGGAAGTCATGGTATTGGTCTTGATCTGTGGGCGGCTAGTCTCAGGCTGGGTTATTCGTGTCCTAGTGTTCTTCATAGAGCGAAACTTCATGCTGCGGAAACGGGTTCTTTACTTCGTCTACGGAATCCGAAAAGCCGTTCAGAACTGCCTTTGGTTAGGACTTGTCTTGATTGCTTGGCACGCACTCTTCGGTAGGAAAGTACGGAGGGAGACTAGGAGCAGCAGCTTAGAGTATGTGACTAAAGTCCTAGTGTGCCTTTTGGTTGCGACTCTCCTGTGGCTCGTGAAGACATTAATAATAAAGGTGTTCGCATCGTCTTTCCAAGTGAGCATATACTTTGATAGGATTCAGCAGTCTTTGTTCAACCAGTATGTGATTGAGACATTATCGGGCCCACCAAACATTGAGATTCAGAGGATTGGGGAGGAGGTGGAGAAGTTCGAAGAAGAGGTTCAAACTCTGCAGAACGCCGGTGCGGCCGTGCCTCCTGGCCTTAAGCCTCCACCAATACCGACAAAGAGCGGGAGAATAATTGGAAGTGGCGGGCTTGGGCAGAAGAGCCTGCGGATGAAGAATGTGAGGTTTTCGCGGGCCATGTCGAAGAAGGATGATGATGGGATCACCATCAATCACCTTCACCGGCTCAACCCAAGAAATGTCTCCGCTTGGAATATGAAGAGGCTGATCAATATGATAAGTCATGGAGTTCTTTCCACTTTGGATGAGCAGACTCCAAGTTTCACAAATGAGGATGAGTCTGCCACATTGATTCGGAGTGAGAATGAGGCCAAGGCTGCTGCCAGGAAGATCTTCCAGAACGTAGCAAAGCCTGGGTCGAA GTACATCTACCTTGAAGATCTGATGCGGTTCATGCAGGAAGATGAAGCTTTGAAAACTATGAGTCTTATTGAAGGAGCGGATGAAAGCGAGGAAATCAGCAAGTCAGCCCTTAAGAATTGGTTG GTCAATGCCTTTAGAGAGAGGAGAGCCCTAGCCTTGACTTTGAATGACACGAAAACGGCAGTCCACAAACTACATCGGGTCATTAATGTGATAGTCGGGATTATTGTGGCGATCATTTGGCTTCTTATACTGGGAATTGCCACGAGCAAGTTCCTGCTATTCTTGAGCTCTCAACTTGTGCTCGTTGCTTTCATATTCGGGAATTCCTGCAAGACAGTATTCGAGGCCATTATCTTCTTGTTTGTGATGCACCCTTTCGATGTGGGAGATAGGGTGGAGGTTGATCAGGTTCAG ATGGTTGTGGAAGAGATGAACATCTTGACGACTGTCTTCCTAAGATACGACGAGCAGAAGATTGTGTACCCGAATAGTATTCTCTCCACGAAGGCCATCGGGAACTACTATCGTAGTCCTGACATGGGAGATGCGATTGAGTTCTGTATACACGTCTCAACTCCTGCAGAGAATATTGCAGCCATGAAGCACAGAATAAAGAG TTACATTGAGATCAAGAAAGAGCATTGGTATCCTTCGCCGATGATAATAATGAAAGACTTGGAGGAGTTAAAGAGGGTAAGGATGGCGGTATGGCCTCGCCACAGAATGAACCACCAGGACATGGATGAGAAGTGGGTGAGAAGAGGTGTCCTGATTGAGGAGATGGTAAAGATCTTCAAAGAGCTCGACATTCAGTACCGGTTGTTACCTATCGACATCAACGTCCGAGCACTACCTCCAGTGAACTCTGCTAGAGTCCCCCCAGGATGGACGACTAGCAACAGCTAG